The following proteins come from a genomic window of Pyxidicoccus sp. MSG2:
- a CDS encoding cobalamin-dependent protein (Presence of a B(12) (cobalamin)-binding domain implies dependence on cobalamin itself, in one of its several forms, or in some unusual lineages, dependence on a cobalamin-like analog.), which produces MGGGRVLSPVLLVGAGAGEATCGILYLASYLRRGGIEAFVRLWDGDETEAEVVRSFERLVTRVRPKLIGISLKWFHHVDRALLIARTVRKIDPGIRIVVGGNSASYWWRELHAYDCIDDVVLGDGEVPLLAICQGDSAPPNCVTRAPDGRPRRLPLAYVQGAKNTEDIYYSHFNELFLSQIDQHSFSGWVAPGKGCGENCLYCGGARGNQKAAFGRAKPFLRSEESVRRDHQEIAGRTWQMRYDFAGSTAEFLGSTWAGVDLSRHLCTYFLWGVPRLELVAALAETFQRIHMVIDIGCFSEQQRLEQMGRGLLKPCAKDRELLDVIEACRRHPNLDVEISGIGGLPFASKATLAEELRLVERVISLDCVVGYQRLESQPGALVTEHPARFDMVSEARTFTEFLDYFERREPGDVSVPMIRFRDAELEAAVQRNSDRVDALAWEHRDAKRNLVVNGRTRLRNTAPWTQQFALGDWLGSHRAPAKVAQEQVTVVRSVDGTTLSCAPSVSPRRFSDPTLAQGEDGAILLAALAAFEHPTTVASAVSQLGAKARLDPGSAREVIDHLMDGRFLQPA; this is translated from the coding sequence ATGGGTGGTGGTCGTGTCCTCTCGCCAGTTCTCCTCGTCGGCGCCGGAGCGGGCGAGGCCACGTGCGGCATCCTCTACCTCGCGAGCTACCTGCGGCGCGGCGGTATCGAGGCCTTCGTGCGGCTGTGGGACGGGGACGAGACCGAGGCCGAGGTGGTGCGCTCGTTCGAGCGCCTCGTCACCCGCGTGCGTCCGAAGCTGATCGGCATCAGCCTCAAGTGGTTCCACCATGTGGACCGCGCGCTGCTCATCGCGCGGACCGTGCGCAAGATCGACCCCGGGATTCGCATCGTCGTGGGGGGCAACTCCGCGTCGTACTGGTGGCGGGAACTGCACGCCTACGACTGCATCGACGACGTCGTGCTGGGCGACGGCGAGGTCCCGCTGCTGGCCATCTGCCAGGGTGACTCCGCGCCGCCCAACTGCGTGACGCGGGCCCCTGACGGACGCCCTCGGAGGTTGCCCCTGGCGTACGTGCAGGGCGCGAAGAACACCGAGGACATCTACTACTCGCACTTCAACGAGCTCTTCCTGAGCCAGATCGACCAGCACTCCTTCTCGGGCTGGGTCGCGCCCGGTAAGGGGTGCGGTGAGAACTGCCTCTACTGCGGTGGGGCGCGCGGCAACCAGAAGGCGGCCTTCGGGCGCGCGAAGCCGTTCCTGCGGTCCGAGGAGAGTGTGCGCAGGGACCACCAGGAGATTGCCGGCCGGACCTGGCAGATGCGCTACGACTTCGCCGGAAGCACGGCGGAGTTCCTGGGGAGCACCTGGGCGGGCGTGGACCTCTCGCGCCACCTCTGCACGTACTTCCTGTGGGGTGTGCCCCGGCTCGAGCTCGTTGCCGCGCTGGCGGAGACGTTCCAGCGCATCCACATGGTGATCGACATCGGCTGCTTCTCCGAGCAGCAGCGCCTCGAGCAGATGGGGCGCGGGCTGCTCAAGCCGTGCGCGAAGGACCGGGAGCTGCTCGACGTCATCGAGGCCTGCCGCCGCCATCCGAACCTGGACGTCGAAATCTCCGGCATCGGAGGCCTGCCCTTCGCGAGCAAGGCCACGCTCGCGGAGGAGCTCCGGCTCGTGGAGCGTGTCATCAGCCTCGACTGCGTGGTGGGGTATCAGCGGCTCGAATCGCAACCCGGGGCGCTGGTCACCGAGCACCCCGCGCGGTTCGACATGGTGAGCGAAGCGCGAACGTTCACGGAGTTCCTCGACTACTTCGAGCGGCGCGAGCCAGGCGATGTGTCGGTGCCGATGATTCGCTTCCGGGACGCGGAGCTGGAGGCGGCGGTGCAGCGCAACTCCGACCGCGTGGATGCCCTGGCGTGGGAGCACCGGGACGCGAAGCGGAACCTCGTCGTCAATGGCCGCACGCGGCTGCGGAACACCGCCCCGTGGACGCAGCAGTTCGCGCTGGGTGACTGGTTGGGGAGCCATCGGGCTCCGGCGAAGGTGGCGCAGGAGCAGGTGACGGTCGTGCGCTCGGTGGATGGGACCACGCTGAGCTGCGCCCCGTCGGTCAGCCCGCGCAGGTTCTCGGACCCGACGCTCGCGCAAGGCGAGGACGGTGCCATCCTCCTGGCGGCCCTGGCCGCCTTCGAGCACCCCACGACTGTCGCCAGCGCGGTGTCGCAGCTCGGGGCGAAGGCGAGGCTGGATCCTGGCTCCGCGCGCGAGGTCATCGACCACCTGATGGACGGACGCTTCCTCCAGCCGGCGTAG
- a CDS encoding alpha/beta fold hydrolase, whose protein sequence is MSDIRHRTVETNGIHLHLAEAGEGPLVLLLHGWPESWYSWRHQLSALAAAGYHAVAPDVRGYGRSDKPWAVEAYSMKTLLADFTGLLDVLGEKTAVIVGHDWGAAMAWNSAALHPDRYRAVVGMSVPHLGRPPMPPTQLFKAAFGEKWFYILYFQEPGVAEAELEADIPRTMRTILAGVPGFDTTAEVVRGRKQGDGFLTGTVAPGTLPDWLTEDDLAYAVTELTSSGFRGGLNRYRNMDRDWEELPELATARIEQPALFIIGEQDPGRAFAPVDLMKPLVPNLKEVRVIPGAGHWIQQERAAEVNAALLAFLKQLPA, encoded by the coding sequence ATGTCTGACATCAGGCACCGCACCGTCGAGACGAACGGCATCCACCTCCACCTCGCCGAGGCGGGTGAAGGGCCCCTCGTGTTGCTCCTCCACGGCTGGCCGGAGTCCTGGTACTCGTGGCGCCACCAGCTGTCCGCGCTCGCCGCCGCCGGCTACCACGCCGTGGCACCCGACGTTCGGGGCTACGGTCGGAGCGACAAGCCGTGGGCCGTCGAGGCGTACAGCATGAAGACGCTGCTCGCCGACTTCACGGGCCTGCTCGATGTCCTCGGCGAGAAGACCGCCGTCATCGTCGGCCACGACTGGGGTGCTGCGATGGCGTGGAACAGCGCCGCGCTCCACCCGGACCGCTATCGCGCCGTCGTCGGGATGAGCGTCCCACACCTCGGCCGCCCGCCGATGCCGCCGACGCAGCTCTTCAAGGCGGCGTTCGGGGAGAAGTGGTTCTACATCCTCTACTTCCAGGAGCCCGGCGTCGCCGAGGCGGAGCTCGAAGCGGACATCCCGAGGACGATGCGCACGATTCTTGCCGGTGTCCCCGGCTTCGATACGACGGCCGAGGTCGTGCGCGGCAGGAAGCAGGGCGACGGCTTCCTCACGGGCACCGTCGCTCCTGGCACGCTGCCGGACTGGCTCACGGAGGACGACCTCGCGTACGCCGTGACGGAGCTCACCAGCAGCGGTTTCCGTGGGGGGCTCAATCGCTATCGCAACATGGACCGCGACTGGGAGGAATTGCCCGAGCTCGCGACGGCGAGAATCGAGCAGCCCGCGCTCTTCATCATCGGAGAGCAGGACCCGGGGCGCGCCTTCGCCCCGGTCGACCTGATGAAGCCGTTGGTGCCCAATCTCAAAGAGGTGCGCGTCATCCCCGGCGCGGGCCACTGGATTCAGCAGGAGCGCGCCGCTGAAGTGAACGCCGCGCTGCTGGCCTTCTTGAAACAGCTGC